TTCATAGAGTTCATTGGTATCTGTATCATGATTAGCAGAATGACCACTTCTTAAAGAGAGATATGATTTTACTTTAAACTGGAACAAGTGCCCCaagttacatttaaaaaattatggattaaaaatcaaatgaactGGTCACCATGATTCGAGCTGCATTACGTTTGTGTGTCACGTTGGtctgatttgactttgttcacaGGCTCATAAGGTTCAGATCAGTCTTccagggaggaagaaagaagcagcgAAGAATACGGTGAAGAAAACGAGCTCCACCTCCGTTCCTGTGAAGAAACAAGGCAACTTGAAAAAGTAATGAAACCATTGTTCTCTAGTTTTTTGAATATACTACTCTTCcttgatttttatttccagCTCTTTCTCCAGTAGGTGTCCCATTAGCAACAGATGTCTTTAATTCCCTGCTTCTCTTCCCCTGCAGGTCTTCCTCTGTGAGCTCAGAGGGAACaactgctgcagaggaggagaaacccTGTGAGGAGGAGGCACAGAGGGATGTAGCAGCTCCAGTAGAAGAGCTGGTAACTGCTACGTCCCCTGCTGTCCGTGAAGTGCCAGCACACCTCCAGAGACAACAGGTAAGGGAGGTGATACATTGatacatccaaaaaaaaaaacccaaactgacTTGGACAAATAGTCTTGAATTTTTCTTTAAGGAATCTTTTCCtccttgttttttcctcttttagaTCCCAGAGGAATTTGACATTGACTCTGAGAACTCTGAAGACAGTTACATGTGTCCAGAGTATGCAAAGGACATCTTTGACTACCtcaaacagagagaggtgagccaaaccaaaccaaaccaaccaCCACTGTTCCCAAATTCCAAAGGGAGTTTAAAGCATTTTTATTGGAAATGAAGTGGCACTTACCACAGAGTGGCTTTTGAAATAGCTAGTTTCATGACAAACACAAAGGTCAGCTTTCTGTTTCCATCTCATCTCGtctctgttttattctctgcAGGAGAAGTTTGTCCTCTGTAACTACATGCAGAAGCAGCCCAGCCTCAACCCAGAAATGAGGGCGATCCTAATCGACTGGTTGGTCGAAGTACAGGTGAGTTTTCCTGGGAACCTGTGTGGTTGTGAATTTGTGTCAGTAAAAGATTTCAGTGGTGCTGAGTGACGGCGATAATCTGTTAGCAAGTTTGAAGAAAAGTCATTGCTAATTAGAACTCCTGGAGGATCAAGCTTTGATGCAGCTGATTACAGAAATCAAGAGGACACTTTGAACGCCAGAAACTAAATTACAGCTAATcagagttgtttgttttcttctgaattTCTGTCTCATAAAGAGCTCAGACCTAAATTTGTGtccttctttgtgtgtgtgtatgtgtcagcaCGTCTGATTGACTCTCTGTTTGTTTAGGAGAACTTCGAGCTGTACCATGAGACCCTCTACCTGGCCGTGAAGATGACAGACCACTACCTGTCCCAGACTCCCGTGCACAGGGAGATGCTGCAGCTCGTGGGCTCCACCGCTATGCTCATAGCCTCCAAGTTTGAGGTGAGGACACACAGGATACAGTTCGCATTCCAGATTCATGATTACATTTGTACTGATTCATGTTTGATGCTAATGATCCTGCAGGAGCGCAGCCCGCCATGCGTCGACGACTTCTTGTATATTTGTGATGATGCGTACAAGAGGGAGGAGCTTATCTCCATGGAAGCCAGCATCCTGCAGACGCTGTCCTTTGACATCAACATTCCCATTCCCTACCGGTTCCTCAGACGCTAtgccaaggtgtgtgtgtgtgtgtgtgtgtgtgtgtgtggtgattttatTGCTGTTTAGCTCCCATCACCTTCCACAATCCAAACTGTACCTCTCTCTGCACGGAGCCATTTTGTCTGACTCGAGCATCGCAGTGTGCCTTTGGTCTCTTGAGGTCTGCCTTCCATCAGCTGTTTGCTTTGCCgtctctgctgcagtgtgtgaacGCGAGCATGGACACGCTGACTCTGGCTCGGTACTACTGCGAGATGAGTCTCATGGAGATGGACCTGGTCCCAGAGAGGGGTTCTCTGCTGGCCTCGGCCTGCCTGCTGATGGCGCTGGTCACCAAAGACCTGGGAGGATGGGTATGTTACCTCAACACAACACCTCAGCAGCCAGTTTATCTATGTGCATTTCCTCCGACAGCAGCTCTGTTctgagctgtttcttttttcctccagtgtTAGGGTCACTTTTGTCTCTGTCCCTTTTTGAGTTTTGACTTGAtgctctcagtttttttttcatgtcaaaatTAAAACTCCTGTCAACAACAAATTGTAGGAAGTACCAAAAAAGTTGAAGTTGAGTTTAAAACGGGAGGGGCTTTGATATCAGCCAGGTGTCTGTCTTTTAGCCTTTCCCTCCAGCGATGATTTgaaacagctgcacagcagtttttaatgtttttctgtaaacAAAGAACATTATAATGGCTGTTTTAAATCAGATGGTTACTCTGTTCTAATTTGCCTAATGTTTGCAGTAAGTTCAGTGGGGTAGAAACAAAACCTCAGGCACTAAAGGAACTTTCCCTCCATGACTTGTTCCGGTGATTGTATCTTCATAAAAGGTTATTTGTTTGCTCTACAACAAGAAAAGAGTTCAAATATAGTTGAGTGCGGTTCTGGCACAGTGCTGTCCACCATTTGATGTAGACTTTGTTCCAGTTTTAAGTTGTGGTGTGACATTGATGCCAAACTCTCAGATGTTTGAACTGAAATTTTCAGTCCAGCATCCAGAGCCAGACTTCAGCTCAGTCTGGGGAACAATCCTCCTCCTttcaatttaaatgtaaattgttTTTCCGTGTATATTTGAGTTATCATTGCAGCAGCGGTGCTAGGGATGGTGCTTAATTTTATTTCGTTCTGGGCTGACTCCAAAATCAGCTCCAGTGCGTCTGTGCAATTTAGAAATAATATAATGTTTATGTAGCACCTTGAAAGCTGCAGAGAATGAGTGATGAACACCGAGCGTTGaatttgtttttgggtttttttttcccataactTTGGGATTCAACGTGGCTCCATTTCTGAATAAGCACCAGTGCATGTGTCCCTGTTTCTGTGGTCCTTCAGTCTCCCATCCTGCAGTTCCACTCCGGATACCAGACGGCAGATTTGGCGCCGGTTGTCAGAAAAATTTACTCAATGCTTTTAGCTCCTCCTGATGATAAACTCAGAGCCATCAGGAACAAATACTCACACAAGTAAGTCTAGTATTTAATCACATACAAAAATCCTTCCAGCTCATTTATAATGAAGTGATTAATGTAGGTAAAACACAGGATGAGATTAATATTAACTGTTCTTAATATTAATGGATTCTTTAATCTTTCAGAGTGTTTTTTGAAGTTGCATCCCTGCCACTGGTCAGCATGGATGTTTTGGAGAAAGCCTTACTTCAGTGAgacgtcaaaaaaataaaataaaatcttgccAGTCTAAATGGAGtgagaatatttaaaaaaacagtttctgaCAAAACGTGTAAATAGTTTGttaatatgtttaatatttatacACGTAGTCTAGTCTCTCTTTTATATAATATtggaaataaatgtttaattccCGTTTTTGGTGGAAAAGAGTTTTAACGTGGGGCATTTGTTAAGAAGTTTGCCGGTGTTATTATGTTTGTGCCAGGTTGTTAATAATGACTTTTTAATGGTACATTTGAGTACAAAACTTTTTGGCattcatttttataactttttataagataaaacaaaaatttgaATTCATTAGTAACTTGTAAGCCTTCTCTCTGCGTCTGTGTAAATGTAGTACAGAATTTAAAGTGTATGTTTTAAGCTAATGGTAGGATGGAGAAGTTGGCACATGCTTACTTTTACTGATGAATTACACACGGACCCACACAGGTTTTCATATATTGCTTGTTAACacttatgcatgtgtgtatttctatAGGTTGTACAGTGTTTATCATGTTAATATCACTATTCTAATTATTTGTATAAAAGATGACCGGATGATGCTGTGCTATTTTTAAATGGCTGTCCTGCATACtctcaaaataaatgtttttttttatatgtttgaTAAAATTGCTGTTCatcattttatgtttatatagtttatgatttttttttttttttttttttggcctgagCTGGAAGCTGTTCTGGGCGAGGGCATCTTAGAAATCTGGTTTGTGCAGAACATGCAAGTATGCTGTCCgaccactagagggcagtaGTGCGCCATGTTCCTCGCTGCGTCAAGCTGAGGTTTCAAATGTTCCCAAAGGCTCAGCTGCGCCTCTGCAGGGGCTGCCCGGTGCTTCCCAGAAGCCACATTTGAAAAGTTTGATATATGATCACTCGGTTTCTGCCTTGAGACTCTCACTGAACAGGAGAATTACTGACGTGCCGCTCACATCGCAGGCACACTGAAGCTATGCAGGACATAAACTCCCTAAAATGGTTGGCTTCATCATTCCCTTAGTGAATAGTgagtttctttctttgctgtttttttttgacaattcaTCATCAagtacgtccatgttttatttctgttttttatgttttgtgtaaaCCAAAACTCTGCAGCAACTTTCAGTCGCCTTGTTGAACTGTGCTGTGAAAATgagctttcttttctctgatctCTTGTGATTAGTAACTGAATATTTCATGCCTTTGTTCAGACTCCCGTCTGCTTTAAGTTGAAAGGTGAAGGTCTTAAAGGATTTGAAGTGCCATTCATTCTTTATAAACGGTGGGAGTGGGCTTGACCGTTCACATTGGTGATGAGTAGGAGTGGAAGGACGAGTATGTACAGTTGTGAAGAAACAAAGGCCATACCAAAGCAACCAGCAACATCTTTGGAAGTCGTTTTTCCACTTGTATTTGATTATGTGCATGTCAGTGGATGTTATTCTAATGTCATCAGCTTTTATGTTCATACCAGGCTgcgttttcattttaaaagaatcTTAACATTGCTATGGTTCAGTCTCCAGCTTGTAACGGCTCTTGAAGCTTTTCCCCTTAAATCCTCAGATGGTGGTCATGGGTGTAGCAGGTGGCCTGCTCCTGGTTTCTAGAGATTTGTCCAGATCAATAAGTTGACCAGATGACAGCTCTGATTCCGAAGCTGTCCCTTTTCTATAGGGACCTGCTGCGGTGGAGTGACGACCTTCAGGACAGGGGGTGAAGGTCTGGAAATTGACTGTGTGTGCTCAGATGTAACTGGGACAGAGTGGGCTTTGGTCTCAGGGTTTCACTTTTGATCAATGGCAGACTGTACGTTTCTTGTTGAGCACTTATCCAGAGAGCGGTCGGGCACGTTGAAACTCCAGTTCTCTGCCCTGGGTATGTTCTCAGTTTGCCCCCACCCTGCCCTGTCTTCTTATACTTaatgatttgctgcttttctcaaaACGATTTTCAACAATAAACCTGGAACTTGAATGGTATTGCATTCAGCTATGGATTTTATGTCTGAAGTGGCCACGGTGGAGCAGGTTTTTCCAGTCAGCAGTGCCTCTTGATGTTTGATGCTTGATGGTTCCTCGAGGCTGCTGTCGTTCCTGAAAAAGATCCGCCTCTGAGCGATGGATTATTTCTGTCATAACTGCTGACCTGCAGGTGCAGGATGTTCGAGGAAGTTCCTCTTGCTCTTAGATTCTGATTAATGTTAGTAATTAGTTTAATTAAACTAATTACTAACGAGAAAAAGGATAGTTACAGATGGCTAGGTGAAAGGCAGTGACCCTGGCTCTGAGAACAGGCCTCGGTCATaaacttcctgttgtttgcaCATTACATGTACACACTCTCAGCCacatgtgtgcagtgtgtggatTCCTgtccagttcagttcagtggCAACCGTctcgcacaaacacagactctaCTGCTGCATCTGCGCCCAGAGACGACTGAGCCCATTCTTCTTCTGTTATGCACTTGATCAATTAAAGTGATTGATTGGCCagattgtgcatgtgtgtgtgtgtgcgcctgctTGTGCATTCATTCCCCTCAGTTCACTCTGAGCCACAGATCCCAATAACTCAGTCTGATTAAAGTGTGCTGGTGGAGATAGTGCCCATTCGGCCGGGCAGATACACATCTAAACCGGCGCTGCCTAACTGCATATGAGCTATTGATCAGTGGAGGGCTGGGAAACAGGCTCTCACTCTTTTAGCTTTGCACAATCAGAGGGAGCTGGAAGCTTTACAGTCTTTAGTTCTCATTTCTGAGTTCCAGCAGCTGTTCAATACTGTTTGAATAAGCTGCAGCTTGAAGGGATAGTTTGGTTTTgaggatttttcttctttttgtccaCATGACGCCATGAATCCATTTCTTGAATCTCTGTAATGCACTTTGAAGCTCAAGACAGATACTTGAGCCAGTGAATTGAGCTAAGCAGCCATTACCATTCAAACTTAAAACTCCCTGCAATCATGGGTTTGTCTGAATAAATTCCCCTGCAgctcacagactcacagctcCCGAGATCACCAGCCAATTGTCCATTTGTTCAGAGATTCAGAAAGTTCTGATGTTGTGCCCGATGATGCCGTATGTGATGGTTGACAAAATGATTGACAGATTGGAAAAGTTGCCACAAAAATAGGGACAGACAAGGACGAGAATGGACAGAAAGACTTAAACCGGCATATTTCAATTGACGTAGAAATGTGAAGCCACTTGCCCCCAGAAACATGGAAACATTAGGAGAACTATTTTGCgtcccattcattcattccagcTTACAGAGCACGtacattcatttatatttaatacATATTAACATGTACAAGCTGTTGTGAtagctgttttgattttttttgtctttttaaaataactcaGTCCAACTCAGCATCAGCaaactccctccctcttcctcctcccgctcatctctctgtttctgtctctacCTCCTCCTGTTTTgctttcagtctgtttcttGGACTGAACTGCAGGTTTGCAAAACAAAAGCTAGACACTACCAATTGTCTCTCTATTGTATacgtgtgtttcagtgtttgtgtgtgttacggtgtgtttcctgttgctcACTGATACATGGTGTGTTTTGGGTCTGctggccttgtgtgtgtgtctggctaATTGTCTTGGCCTCGCTGTGCTTCCATTAGCATTCTCCAgctggacagagaggaaagggcAACCTCACCCTGTCCGAGAAAAGAGGGATTGAGGGAGGGAAGACCGAACGGGAGGCGAGAAAATAGATGAGCCAAAACAATGGAGCTTGTTGGATTGGGCTGTTGCTGCTCccagtgattgtgtgtgtgtgtgtgtgtgtgtgcgccaaaCGTTTGAGAATCGAAACAAGCCAGCTTGAATGTGAATGCGGCGGCCGGGGCTGCAGAGCCAATGAATACATCATCAGAGACACctctatgtgagtgtgtttaaaaatgtaatagtatCTTAAAAGGTCACTTTAATACTGCTTAGTGTGTAAGACAAAGACTGCAGAGAGCCCAGAGGGCACAGCGACTGGAATAATAAGTGTGAAAACGTCTCATTTCCTCATCCGTGTAAACCAGATGTTTGGCCTGCAATGAAAAAGCCAAATCAAAGCTGAGGTACATAGACCTggattttctgtcatgtttttatgGAGATTGTAAACCTTCATACTTAATAACATGGCTTTATTTGTTATGTATTCCCAGATGTATTTTATACTTGAATGTATTAACTGCAAAAAGGAAGCAGAAATTCTGTTTGGCCTTCTGTGTGGTTGATGTCCATCGCAGTGCATCGCCATGGGTCTGGCTCCAGTAGGCTTTAAGAAAATCTAAACAGCCACTAAAAGACCTGATCAGGCTGATTGGTACTGAAAGCTAACGTCAGCTCGTTAGCAGTGCTCTTTCCTCTTGAGGCTGATTGAGACGACTGAGCTGGCAAGTTTGTTTAGATGTCTCTGGTCGTTTTagtattttattaaataaaatttctcttcctttctgccGTGTTTCTACATGACATAACACGTCAGAGAGAGGTTATTCTGGACTTTGTCTGAACTCTTTTCATTCCTCTGGAGTAAATTGGACATTAGTCAAGTCATCTGTTATTGTCACTCCTCTTTACCAAAGCAGAGTACTTCTTCTCATTTTTTCGCCTCTATTGTAACTATTTCTGAAAGGTTATTTCAGCTGAGCAGCGAACAAATTCCTTTACTGTCTGcttctcagttttctttgttaGATCCCGCAGCCTCGTCTTCAGTCTGCGGTGCAGGATAATTTCATTCCCCCTGATCACACATTTTCTACAAAGTTTGTTCTCCAAACTCTGGCCCAGAATTTACCCttagtctgtgttttttttttttttttgtacccaGTCATATGCAGAAAAGCATGagatttaataatttaataaaaagtcGTTCACCCATTTCTGTCTGCCACACTATGCTCTTCCATCCGTTCAGAAACTACCGTCCTAAAAATGTTCTCCTCTCTTGGCAACAGATTCTGAGCAGCCCGAGTGGATTGGAAGTTATTCACACAGTTGACCTCCCCATCAATATCTACTGATGCCTTACTTTACTCAAGTAGCTCCTAAAATGGTTCCCACAGACTGCCTGTGAAATGCCCATTTACCTGCCTCTCAGCCCGCTGCTGTTCCTGTATCTGTAACAGTTGACACATTCTGCCAAATGTTAGTTCTGCAGATTACGAGACAGACGTGATGAGGAAATGGGCCTGTGGGCACAGACaggttgttttgtctgtttgaggctgttgtgcatttttttgGGTCAttttttgcatctctttgttgtTTAGCTAAGGTCCTGGGGCCCCTGGACTTTGGTCATCTCTAGCACGATAGCAGACTGTGGTTTTGACTGGGTTAAACTACAATTTTCAGATTCAACAGAAGGGCAGTATTTCAGAGAGGTCTTCTCTTCCATTACACCTAGACACTGCAGCCTTTATCATCTGTCAGGACCAACAATACATCAGGTGGCTGCTCTTTTCCTGGCTGAAAAGAGCAGGTGTGTATGTCAGTGCAGTGCgtgtattttttcccccttgttcTCATCTCGTTCTGGATCAGTGCATGCCATCCAGTCAACATATCCGCACCAAATTACTACCTGGATTCCAGTGTCCTACTGAAAAGATAGCGAGGTCAGAAAAAGGACATTGAGcacatgtgtttctgtgacgGGAAACACAGTCAAATTAAAAGCATGGCTCTCTTTGTGGCCATCTTTGAAGTCGTTTTGCATTCTCTTTGTTGGTATTTTGCATCTTTTGCAGTGATATTTTAGGTGATGCTCTATATGTCGAATGAGGGAATGAGGGTACAGGTGTTGAGGGAGGAACAGGATCAGGTGACTGACATATGGtgcaaaacttttttcgacttTTTGTGGAGAGGTAACAGGAAATTCCACAAAATGATTGCAAGCAGCAGAACAGAGAGGTTATTGGGGTTCTGGTGTTCATGCGTGTGAATGGTGTGTTGCTTTTGGAGGAAGTCAGTccaatattaaaatgaaaacagaggagatgCAGCAAAAGTTCCCTCCTGTGCGTGTGAGCGTTTCCGgtttaatacaaaaaaacatctCTATAATAAACACCAGAAATGGGTGTGTGGATGTcagaataaaagataaaagaaagaacagcCTCTGGGTAGTGAAGTggagaaaacaagcaaacaggcacgaaccaaaacacactgacacatgaacacacatggTGAACCTCAGTGGGCACATCTCTGTGGAACAATGCGGTGCCCAGAGGTCAGTGTCACTGAAGTCTGAAACCTCCAGAGATTAACAAAGAGGTGAAAATTCCCTCCAAGGAACAGGATTTCATACTCAGAGCTGAAATCTGAcccaaaaaacatttcacacgcGTTATGTAACGTGTGAGCAAAGTGAATCTAGTTGAAAGCTGAGATTCTTTTAACCTCTTAATTAATTTCCCTCCTGTTAAAAACAAACCCCTCACTTTAAAGCTATAAATTCCCAGAATCTTAAAGTACAGGATCCTATGGGTAGGATGTTTCTATTTCCTAGGACGCTTCCTAGAAAGTAATGACATAAACATATTGTTTTCGATCAAGGGTGGGTGCATGGCCGAGTGATAAAGCCTGCTGCCACCAAGTTCATGATCATTTGGCCGTTTGTGCGATTGCAGTTGTGTCCCTGTCTTGTGGCTGAATTGCATTCTGGTCTATTTTCTGCCAAAGAAAGAAATTGGTGTCTCTGCCACTTCTGTGATTAATTTCAGCCCAGTGTGAGTGTCGAACGCTAAGGGGATGAAACTGAAGCCGACTTCTACCTCTGATGTCTACATTAGGCCCGTTAGTGATAAGAAAATCACACCATTAGACAACAAAATGGGctcaaaatgaaaagagacTCTCAACAACATTAAAAGGCATTAGCTTTGGTTTTGCACATGGAGTGTGTAGAAATGTTACATGTTTAATTTACATGGTGTGTGCGTTTATGTATTTGAGAGTGGAAAAACCTCAAAT
The sequence above is drawn from the Toxotes jaculatrix isolate fToxJac2 chromosome 23, fToxJac2.pri, whole genome shotgun sequence genome and encodes:
- the ccnb3 gene encoding G2/mitotic-specific cyclin-B3, whose amino-acid sequence is MPLPKGKKATVTAGSKIPKLNAATTENQEEGLQVKRSSSPPHGAPKKRTAFIDITNAHKVQISLPGRKKEAAKNTVKKTSSTSVPVKKQGNLKKSSSVSSEGTTAAEEEKPCEEEAQRDVAAPVEELVTATSPAVREVPAHLQRQQIPEEFDIDSENSEDSYMCPEYAKDIFDYLKQREEKFVLCNYMQKQPSLNPEMRAILIDWLVEVQENFELYHETLYLAVKMTDHYLSQTPVHREMLQLVGSTAMLIASKFEERSPPCVDDFLYICDDAYKREELISMEASILQTLSFDINIPIPYRFLRRYAKCVNASMDTLTLARYYCEMSLMEMDLVPERGSLLASACLLMALVTKDLGGWSPILQFHSGYQTADLAPVVRKIYSMLLAPPDDKLRAIRNKYSHKVFFEVASLPLVSMDVLEKALLQ